The Paenibacillus macerans genome includes a window with the following:
- a CDS encoding Na(+)/H(+) antiporter subunit B, protein MKPNNVILKSVTRVAVVIIFTFSIYLFLNGHHQPGGGFIGGLSTAAAIVLLYLSFGIEKVRENIRIDFKKLAAIGVLIAVGTGMAGAIFGKPFLFQIFGHVDLPIFGDTELASAMIFDTGVALAVIGTAVVIILGISEDR, encoded by the coding sequence ATGAAACCGAATAATGTGATCCTGAAAAGTGTAACCCGGGTAGCGGTGGTCATCATTTTTACCTTTTCGATCTATCTGTTTCTGAATGGTCATCATCAGCCGGGCGGCGGATTCATCGGGGGGCTGAGCACGGCGGCGGCGATTGTTCTGCTGTATCTTTCTTTTGGCATCGAGAAGGTGCGGGAAAATATCCGCATCGATTTCAAGAAGCTCGCGGCCATCGGCGTGTTGATTGCTGTCGGAACGGGGATGGCGGGAGCCATATTTGGCAAACCGTTTCTATTCCAGATCTTCGGCCATGTCGACCTGCCGATTTTCGGGGATACCGAGCTTGCTTCCGCGATGATTTTCGATACGGGAGTTGCCTTGGCTGTGATAGGTACCGCGGTCGTTATTATTTTGGGCATAAGCGAGGACCGCTAA
- a CDS encoding Na+/H+ antiporter subunit A yields MATFFIFMFLPLISALAVPFLYKYLNRQVHTGWFVLLVPLTIFIYLLQYIPHVAAGETYKYTLSWIPSFNINITSYVDGLGLLFGLLISGVGTLVIIYSIFYMSKIREALHNFYVYLLMFMGAMLGLVFSDHLLVLYGFWELTSVSSFLLISYWYERQSSRQGALKSLLITVLGGFGMLAGFIMLIIIGDTYSIRELMANVNMIQGHALFIPAMLCILLGAFTKSAQFPFGIWLPDAMEAPTPVSSYLHSATMVKAGIYLVARMTPIFGGSAVWFWLVAGIGIITLLYGSLTALKQTDLKALLAYSTISQLGMIMSLLGVGSLAVYFGPGESGTVFTVATFAALFHLFNHSTFKGSLFMVVGIIDHETGRRDIRYLGGLMQVMPITFTIALIGAFSMAGLPPFNGFLSKEMFFGAVTEVSHAGIFGLGHIGMAFPIIAWVASIFTFVYCMIFVFKTFGGRFRSEKLTREVHEAPLGMLISPIVLGLLVILIFFFPNVLGKYILAPALTAVLPMMSVSAYDLKISAWHGLNMELLMTIGVVAVGIFLFKTAKRWIKAVRNYPQRLTLNHLYNQTLRGTEKLSASLTNRYMTGSLRHYLIYIFAFFTILLMGSLLLFYGIRFDFSNNASVSVFDAGLVIGMIIAALTVLLTSHRILAIVALGALGYMVSMFFVIFRAPDLALTQMVVETVTTVLFLLCFYHLPKLAKDIERIPFKLTNLLISAAVGLTVTVLALSANGHKLFESITSFFENAYELAGAKNIVNAILVDFRGFDTMLEISVLTIAGLGVYILIHQRSKRADASEASLLEADSRSSAHQTFRRGQDETE; encoded by the coding sequence TTGGCTACATTCTTTATCTTCATGTTTCTTCCGTTGATCAGTGCACTTGCGGTTCCCTTTCTGTATAAGTATTTGAATCGTCAAGTGCATACGGGCTGGTTCGTTCTGCTCGTGCCTCTAACTATCTTTATCTATTTATTACAATATATACCCCATGTTGCCGCCGGGGAAACCTACAAATACACATTGTCCTGGATCCCGTCCTTCAACATCAATATTACCTCGTATGTGGATGGGCTTGGTTTATTGTTTGGCCTGCTCATTTCCGGTGTCGGTACCTTAGTCATTATTTATTCTATTTTTTATATGTCCAAAATCCGTGAGGCGCTCCATAACTTCTACGTTTATTTGCTTATGTTTATGGGGGCCATGCTGGGATTGGTATTCTCTGATCACCTATTAGTCCTGTATGGATTTTGGGAATTGACAAGTGTCTCTTCCTTCTTATTGATTTCCTATTGGTACGAGCGCCAGAGCTCCCGTCAAGGCGCTTTAAAGTCGTTATTGATTACCGTCCTTGGCGGCTTCGGCATGCTGGCCGGATTTATTATGCTGATCATCATCGGAGATACCTACAGCATTCGGGAACTCATGGCGAATGTGAACATGATCCAAGGCCATGCCTTGTTTATTCCCGCCATGTTATGTATTTTGCTGGGAGCCTTTACGAAATCGGCGCAATTCCCGTTTGGCATTTGGCTCCCGGATGCGATGGAGGCGCCAACTCCGGTGAGCAGTTACCTCCACTCCGCCACGATGGTCAAAGCCGGCATTTATTTGGTGGCCCGGATGACTCCGATTTTTGGCGGCAGTGCCGTGTGGTTTTGGTTAGTAGCCGGAATCGGCATCATTACGCTGCTTTACGGTTCTTTGACGGCGCTAAAACAGACTGATCTCAAGGCGCTGTTGGCTTACTCGACCATCAGCCAATTGGGAATGATCATGAGCCTGCTTGGGGTCGGTTCTTTAGCGGTCTATTTTGGACCCGGCGAGAGCGGTACCGTCTTTACGGTGGCCACATTTGCCGCCTTATTCCATCTGTTTAATCACTCCACCTTTAAAGGAAGCTTGTTTATGGTCGTCGGCATTATTGACCACGAGACAGGCAGACGGGATATCCGCTATTTGGGCGGGTTGATGCAGGTGATGCCGATTACGTTTACGATCGCTTTGATCGGCGCCTTTTCGATGGCGGGGCTGCCGCCGTTTAACGGTTTTTTGAGCAAGGAAATGTTCTTTGGGGCCGTGACGGAAGTATCCCATGCCGGTATTTTCGGTCTGGGCCACATCGGCATGGCGTTCCCGATCATCGCTTGGGTGGCCAGCATTTTTACTTTCGTCTACTGCATGATTTTCGTATTCAAGACGTTTGGCGGAAGATTCCGCTCGGAAAAGCTGACGCGAGAAGTGCATGAGGCCCCGCTGGGTATGCTGATTTCACCCATTGTTTTAGGTTTGCTGGTGATCCTCATTTTCTTCTTCCCGAATGTTTTGGGGAAATATATTCTTGCCCCCGCCCTAACCGCGGTTCTGCCGATGATGTCCGTTTCCGCCTACGATCTGAAAATCAGCGCGTGGCATGGATTGAATATGGAATTGCTCATGACGATCGGGGTAGTGGCCGTCGGCATCTTTCTGTTCAAAACCGCGAAGCGGTGGATCAAGGCCGTGCGAAATTATCCTCAGCGGCTGACGCTGAATCATTTATACAATCAAACCTTACGGGGTACGGAAAAGCTTTCGGCCTCGCTGACTAACCGGTATATGACAGGTTCGCTGCGGCATTATCTAATCTACATTTTTGCCTTCTTTACCATTTTACTAATGGGTTCGCTGCTGCTGTTCTACGGGATCAGGTTCGATTTCTCCAATAACGCTAGTGTTAGTGTTTTTGATGCTGGGCTTGTGATCGGGATGATCATCGCCGCGTTAACCGTGTTGTTAACCAGTCATCGGATCCTGGCTATCGTGGCCTTGGGGGCGTTAGGTTATATGGTTTCCATGTTCTTTGTCATCTTCCGGGCTCCCGATCTGGCCTTGACCCAAATGGTGGTGGAGACCGTGACCACGGTGTTGTTCTTGCTGTGCTTCTATCATCTGCCGAAGCTTGCGAAGGACATCGAACGCATTCCTTTCAAATTAACGAATCTGCTCATCTCGGCGGCTGTCGGGCTAACGGTGACGGTTTTGGCGTTATCCGCAAACGGTCATAAATTGTTCGAGTCTATTACCTCATTTTTCGAAAATGCCTATGAACTGGCAGGGGCCAAAAATATCGTCAACGCGATCTTAGTGGATTTCCGCGGCTTCGATACGATGCTGGAAATATCCGTATTAACCATTGCCGGATTAGGGGTATATATCCTGATCCATCAGCGTTCCAAAAGAGCCGATGCTTCCGAAGCGAGTTTGCTTGAAGCCGATTCAAGAAGCAGCGCTCACCAAACATTTAGGAGGGGGCAAGATGAAACCGAATAA
- a CDS encoding universal stress protein: MDNVNNECILVCVYYGPNGERLIKRGCKIANMMKAPLYILTIDSKPFDELDAEKTFYIEQWKEWANSNPSAQFIMKDNESRPVSKVIAEVARAKNVTQIILGQTAQSRWEQITKGSIINSLVREIPFVDLHIISVSRYIRDGEGMYQHGIRAYLIKDGEQYKLSFCHEKNTEYEGIFFKEIDTDFDNGIFRFMKDAETLQVPVHDGIVTEFKNVDMNPALDLDDADE; the protein is encoded by the coding sequence ATGGACAACGTAAATAATGAATGCATTTTAGTCTGCGTTTATTATGGACCGAACGGCGAAAGACTAATCAAACGCGGTTGTAAAATCGCCAATATGATGAAGGCCCCGCTTTATATATTGACCATTGACTCCAAGCCGTTTGATGAATTGGACGCCGAGAAGACTTTTTACATTGAACAATGGAAAGAATGGGCCAACTCCAATCCGTCGGCTCAGTTTATTATGAAGGACAATGAAAGCCGTCCTGTCTCCAAGGTCATAGCGGAAGTGGCCAGAGCAAAAAATGTCACACAGATTATTCTGGGTCAGACGGCGCAAAGCCGATGGGAACAAATTACGAAGGGATCGATTATTAATTCGTTGGTGCGTGAGATCCCTTTTGTTGACCTGCATATCATTTCGGTCTCCCGTTATATCCGCGACGGGGAAGGAATGTACCAGCATGGAATCCGCGCTTATTTGATTAAAGATGGGGAACAGTATAAACTAAGCTTCTGTCACGAGAAAAATACCGAATATGAAGGCATCTTCTTCAAAGAAATCGATACGGATTTCGATAATGGCATTTTCCGTTTTATGAAGGACGCTGAAACGCTGCAGGTCCCGGTCCATGACGGGATCGTCACCGAATTTAAAAACGTGGATATGAATCCAGCGCTGGATTTGGACGACGCTGACGAATAA
- a CDS encoding tyrosine-type recombinase/integrase, translating to MQYVHPIRDMETIQAMKEELRKHSVRDLLLFVLGINTGISLFELLNLTVQDVWDGQGAKEFLYIKDERTGEEQAYYLNSKIGEILTEYLSGGDWKAEDYLFRSKKDGRPITRQQAYRIINHSAREVGIAEKIGTHTLRKTFGYHAYHKGIAISIVKSILHHQSTAETLKYLGIDKNEKQPIKVDVNL from the coding sequence GTGCAGTATGTGCATCCGATTCGAGACATGGAAACCATTCAAGCGATGAAAGAGGAGCTGAGAAAGCACTCGGTCAGGGACTTATTGCTTTTTGTCCTGGGAATTAACACGGGGATTAGTCTTTTCGAATTGCTTAACCTTACTGTGCAGGATGTTTGGGACGGTCAGGGTGCAAAGGAATTTCTCTATATTAAGGATGAAAGAACCGGAGAAGAACAGGCCTACTACTTGAACAGCAAGATCGGGGAGATATTAACCGAATATTTGTCCGGCGGCGATTGGAAGGCGGAGGATTATTTATTCCGATCCAAAAAGGACGGCCGTCCGATCACCCGTCAGCAGGCCTACCGTATTATCAACCACTCGGCAAGGGAGGTAGGAATAGCGGAGAAAATTGGGACGCATACGCTGCGCAAAACTTTTGGTTATCACGCGTATCATAAGGGAATTGCCATTTCCATCGTAAAATCGATCTTGCATCATCAGTCGACGGCGGAAACGCTGAAGTATTTAGGCATTGATAAGAACGAGAAGCAGCCGATTAAGGTGGATGTGAATTTATAA
- a CDS encoding IS4 family transposase, which produces MDNVKAKTVICQLISLLPIDVHQRLLFDHYTKKLTTMKAIMLFINAQLKQWSSYGEMEIALRAEPKLQQLLQLESISGSQLSRKLDQIPTELLEWMFQHLASQTQQRACHQGQSGKLHIIDSSSIRLPLQLGSWAKMSNKSSGVKMHLRLVVTAPDKLFPDAMIPSSLNVGDRAGAVELVVPSDAIYVMDRGYDDYARMDQWVQDNIQFVIRMRDRALATVIEEYPVPEGSNITRDAKVCVGSSFRSMEHSVRLVEFYDEQERTYRIFTSVWDKTAEEIAQIYKNRWLIELYFKWLKQHLRLKKLHSHKPQAIWNQLFLALITALLVEHIRHSTQTAKTNWQVLRILREYLYRSWRSFRTELDRKPSRSSPGRRPGSGPKALSVRTMVGIIKPSKFKE; this is translated from the coding sequence ATGGATAACGTTAAAGCTAAAACGGTCATTTGTCAACTGATTTCCTTACTGCCCATCGATGTGCATCAACGTTTACTCTTCGACCATTACACCAAGAAACTTACCACGATGAAAGCGATCATGCTCTTCATCAATGCTCAGTTGAAACAATGGTCATCTTACGGTGAAATGGAAATTGCACTTCGTGCTGAGCCGAAACTTCAGCAGCTTCTACAGTTGGAGAGTATCAGCGGCTCGCAATTATCCCGAAAACTCGATCAGATCCCAACGGAGCTGTTGGAGTGGATGTTTCAGCATCTGGCATCACAAACACAGCAACGTGCTTGCCACCAGGGCCAGAGCGGGAAATTGCACATCATTGATTCTTCCAGCATTCGACTGCCGCTTCAACTTGGAAGTTGGGCCAAGATGTCAAATAAGAGTAGCGGCGTCAAGATGCATCTGCGCCTCGTTGTTACAGCTCCCGACAAGCTATTTCCTGATGCCATGATCCCCAGTTCGCTCAATGTAGGGGATCGTGCGGGGGCCGTTGAACTGGTCGTCCCCTCGGATGCGATTTATGTGATGGATCGCGGTTATGATGATTATGCCCGGATGGATCAATGGGTCCAGGACAACATCCAGTTTGTGATCCGTATGCGAGATCGCGCGCTTGCCACCGTCATTGAGGAGTATCCTGTTCCGGAAGGCTCGAACATCACGCGGGACGCCAAGGTTTGCGTGGGCAGTTCCTTCCGATCCATGGAACATTCCGTTCGTTTGGTGGAGTTTTATGACGAGCAGGAACGGACTTATCGTATTTTTACATCGGTATGGGATAAGACCGCTGAAGAAATCGCGCAGATCTACAAAAATCGCTGGCTCATCGAGTTGTATTTTAAATGGCTGAAGCAACATTTGCGATTGAAGAAGCTGCACAGTCATAAACCACAGGCTATTTGGAACCAGTTATTCTTGGCTTTAATTACTGCCTTGCTCGTGGAGCACATCCGGCACAGCACCCAAACGGCAAAAACAAACTGGCAAGTGCTCCGGATTCTCCGCGAGTATTTGTACCGTTCATGGCGATCCTTTCGAACCGAACTGGATCGGAAACCCAGTCGAAGTAGTCCGGGGAGACGTCCGGGGTCAGGTCCCAAAGCGTTATCGGTGCGCACAATGGTTGGGATAATTAAGCCAAGCAAGTTCAAGGAATAA
- a CDS encoding serine hydrolase domain-containing protein has protein sequence MPRNYWPTTQWQAADPATMGMDAAKLAELEPAIKSEYSNINGVVVVRNGYIAYEKYFNGYGPEDAHHVASVTKSILSALIGITIDAGYIRSVDQKVLGFFPEYAPGAADGQKREITLRHLLTMTAPYPFADWQEPLDQLCMQPDWVKYTLDMLGQGGSIGAFKYSTAGAHLLSAILTRSTGQSAREFANERLFKPLGMQEIPDYKMKAFGFDDLFGKNVKGWVHDPHGNSTGGWGLTLTPRDMARFGLLYLNRGMWDHRQVVPAAWVAASTATNPNHYGYLWWLREEDGVSAYMALGDGGHVICCIPEKDLVVAIASEFVMNPRDRWELIKEHIIPAIVD, from the coding sequence ATGCCAAGAAACTACTGGCCAACCACGCAGTGGCAAGCCGCAGACCCGGCCACCATGGGAATGGACGCGGCCAAGCTTGCGGAGCTTGAACCTGCAATAAAATCCGAATACAGCAATATCAACGGCGTCGTGGTTGTGAGAAACGGGTATATCGCTTATGAAAAATACTTTAACGGCTATGGCCCGGAGGATGCCCACCATGTGGCTTCGGTAACGAAAAGCATCCTATCTGCCCTCATCGGGATTACCATTGATGCGGGTTATATTCGGAGTGTGGATCAGAAGGTGCTGGGCTTTTTCCCTGAATATGCTCCGGGTGCGGCGGATGGACAGAAACGGGAAATCACGCTGCGGCATTTGCTCACGATGACGGCTCCTTATCCGTTTGCGGACTGGCAAGAACCGCTGGACCAGCTGTGTATGCAGCCCGATTGGGTGAAATATACGCTGGATATGCTCGGCCAGGGAGGAAGTATCGGAGCCTTCAAATATTCCACGGCAGGGGCGCACCTGCTTTCGGCTATCCTTACCCGCAGCACGGGCCAAAGCGCCCGTGAGTTTGCGAACGAACGCTTGTTTAAACCGCTCGGCATGCAGGAAATCCCGGACTATAAAATGAAGGCATTTGGGTTTGACGACTTGTTCGGGAAAAATGTGAAAGGCTGGGTTCATGATCCCCACGGGAACTCCACCGGAGGATGGGGGCTTACCTTGACTCCCCGGGATATGGCGCGTTTTGGCCTCCTATATTTGAACCGGGGCATGTGGGACCATCGTCAGGTCGTTCCGGCGGCGTGGGTTGCCGCATCCACAGCGACGAACCCCAACCATTACGGTTATCTTTGGTGGTTGCGCGAAGAAGATGGGGTTTCCGCCTACATGGCGCTGGGGGATGGCGGCCATGTCATTTGCTGTATTCCGGAAAAAGATCTGGTCGTCGCCATAGCCTCGGAATTCGTCATGAACCCTCGCGATCGGTGGGAGCTGATTAAGGAGCATATTATCCCGGCTATAGTAGACTAA
- a CDS encoding MerR family transcriptional regulator — protein sequence MLSIGEFSKICEVSTKTLRYYAEIGLLTPEEINPENGYRYYSIGQLTTMLLINRLKSYHFSLEEIKALLESDADQSEEVLRSALHRKRREVQEKLKALEYTMGQMSRDISNLEQGVPIMSYLDQIEVQLVETRPLNILSLRRMLSRDDYALGYGAYFGRLYEKIATEKLTMLGTPLTIYHSPEYDPAGNDTEFAIPIAEAVKGTRDLPGGLCAKSVLKGSYSELTSVYAKLREWIEHEGYALVNSPYEIYVTDPNQISADEELVTEVYFPVKKK from the coding sequence TTGCTATCCATCGGCGAATTCTCAAAAATCTGCGAAGTGTCCACCAAAACGCTGCGCTATTATGCGGAAATTGGATTGCTTACACCGGAGGAGATTAATCCCGAAAACGGGTACAGGTATTATTCCATCGGGCAGCTCACAACCATGCTGTTGATCAACCGGTTGAAGTCGTATCATTTTTCGCTGGAAGAAATTAAAGCGCTTCTGGAATCGGACGCGGATCAATCCGAAGAGGTGCTTCGTTCGGCGCTTCACCGCAAACGAAGGGAGGTCCAGGAGAAGCTGAAAGCATTGGAGTATACGATGGGCCAAATGAGCCGGGATATTTCGAATTTGGAGCAGGGTGTGCCGATCATGTCGTACCTGGATCAGATCGAGGTGCAGCTTGTGGAAACCCGGCCGCTGAATATCCTTTCGCTGCGCCGGATGTTGAGCCGTGACGACTATGCTCTGGGATATGGGGCGTATTTTGGCCGGTTATATGAAAAAATTGCCACGGAAAAACTCACCATGCTGGGCACGCCGCTGACGATTTATCACAGTCCGGAATACGATCCGGCGGGCAATGATACGGAGTTTGCCATTCCGATTGCGGAGGCGGTAAAAGGAACGCGGGATTTGCCCGGAGGCCTTTGCGCGAAGTCTGTGTTGAAGGGTTCATATTCGGAATTGACCTCGGTTTATGCCAAGCTGCGGGAATGGATCGAACATGAAGGTTATGCCTTGGTGAACTCGCCTTATGAAATCTATGTAACCGACCCCAATCAAATCAGTGCTGACGAGGAACTGGTTACCGAGGTGTATTTTCCTGTTAAGAAAAAATAG
- a CDS encoding amidase domain-containing protein, whose amino-acid sequence MGNPEEEEKIALEALNIIYKEDIKVGELLAKLTENDEMIKKATSLNRDRIIEVLYIIVDNFFKVDESEKDLLLGYMERYAVNVGDKASIELYHENKKNYDSAKISPFASYDRAAAGEWAYKNYNKYSTDYPAFTGGWGSDCTNFVSQAMHVGGGLPFKGDWYVYKKNSKYLVPTSAEELDYSWDLADPSPFISVQAFYDYWRSRSTVYAFSHDYYVSNHETIYYKHIYKGDVVVFSKGVSGVLTMPTHIMIVSAYDTNNEDFKLAGHSNERQAYPLLDAIEAYAQVEFFCID is encoded by the coding sequence TTGGGAAATCCGGAAGAAGAAGAGAAAATTGCATTAGAGGCTCTAAACATAATTTACAAAGAGGATATCAAAGTTGGGGAATTGCTTGCTAAATTGACAGAAAATGATGAAATGATAAAGAAGGCAACTTCATTAAACAGGGACCGAATAATTGAAGTTTTGTATATCATCGTTGATAACTTTTTCAAAGTGGATGAAAGTGAAAAAGATCTTCTCTTAGGATACATGGAAAGATATGCTGTAAATGTTGGAGATAAAGCATCAATAGAACTATATCATGAAAACAAGAAAAATTACGATTCTGCTAAAATATCTCCTTTTGCGAGCTATGACAGAGCTGCCGCCGGAGAATGGGCCTATAAAAATTACAATAAATACAGTACAGATTACCCCGCTTTTACTGGTGGATGGGGAAGTGATTGTACCAACTTTGTATCTCAAGCAATGCATGTTGGTGGAGGCTTACCCTTTAAAGGTGACTGGTATGTATACAAAAAAAATTCAAAATATTTGGTTCCAACGAGTGCTGAAGAGTTGGATTACAGCTGGGATTTAGCAGATCCAAGCCCATTTATTAGCGTACAAGCATTCTATGACTATTGGAGATCTAGATCAACAGTCTATGCCTTCTCCCATGATTACTATGTATCGAATCATGAAACTATTTATTATAAACATATTTACAAAGGTGATGTAGTAGTCTTCTCGAAAGGTGTTTCTGGCGTGTTAACAATGCCTACGCATATTATGATAGTTTCTGCGTATGATACGAACAATGAAGATTTTAAACTCGCAGGCCATTCTAATGAAAGACAGGCATATCCCCTCCTTGATGCAATAGAAGCATATGCACAAGTAGAGTTTTTCTGCATTGACTAA
- a CDS encoding flavocytochrome c → MRHPSCRYVRTGFLAALVFILIIGVIGCSGSNKEAAPDAAEPQGIYTPGTYTGEAQGLHSVIKVEVTVDANTIQAVKVLEQKDTEGVSDAVFETIPQKVVEGQSLKVDIVSGASVSSNGLIDAIAAALAKAGADIDALKSKEPLKAAAKEAITKETEVVVVGGGGAGLAAAVSAAENGAKVILIEKSPALGGNTIRSGGEFNSYDPARQPKVAMTKALSNELKEILTYDEKEFGDYADTLKTLKEQIKEYFAKGDTTKLFDSPELHMIHTYIGGKRTDLDGKEISGKFELVKTLATNSYGTIQWLESHGAKFQDGIGTVLGALWPRTHHNTEPLGTGYINAMEKSAKELGAEIMLNTKATKLIVENGRIVGVTAEQSDGTPVTLKASKGVVMATGGFGANPEMVVEYNNYWPALDANIKTTNTTNATGDGIVMGKEVGANLWGMGFIQLMPSGQPGTGALSGGVWGSAETQIFVNKEGKRYVNEYAERDVLAAAALEQTDQTFYIISDMTSLGNPDLNGKNVWGDNYQDLIANKNIFMADTLEELAEQMGVPADVFVAEMKKYNTYVENQLDPEFGKKNFGAKLETPPFFAAPRTPSVHHTMGGLEINEKAQVLNTEGKPIDGLFAAGEVAGGVHAGNRLGGNAITDIFTFGRIAGASAAGK, encoded by the coding sequence ATGAGACATCCAAGTTGCAGGTATGTAAGAACGGGATTTTTGGCGGCACTGGTATTTATTCTAATTATAGGTGTAATCGGATGCAGCGGCAGTAATAAGGAAGCAGCGCCTGATGCGGCGGAGCCCCAAGGGATTTACACGCCGGGGACCTATACGGGGGAAGCGCAAGGCCTACATAGCGTTATTAAAGTGGAGGTAACGGTGGATGCCAACACCATTCAAGCGGTGAAGGTGCTGGAGCAGAAGGACACGGAGGGAGTAAGCGATGCCGTATTTGAGACCATTCCCCAGAAGGTAGTGGAGGGGCAGAGTCTGAAGGTAGATATCGTATCGGGGGCATCCGTATCCAGCAACGGTCTGATTGACGCGATCGCGGCCGCTTTGGCCAAGGCCGGGGCCGACATCGACGCATTGAAGAGCAAAGAACCGCTGAAGGCGGCCGCCAAAGAAGCGATTACCAAGGAAACCGAAGTCGTGGTTGTCGGCGGGGGCGGAGCGGGTCTGGCCGCTGCGGTATCGGCCGCTGAGAACGGGGCAAAGGTGATTTTGATCGAAAAATCGCCTGCGCTTGGCGGGAACACGATTCGTTCGGGAGGCGAGTTCAATTCCTATGACCCGGCTAGACAGCCGAAAGTGGCCATGACGAAAGCGCTGAGCAATGAGTTGAAAGAGATTCTGACCTACGATGAAAAAGAATTCGGCGATTACGCCGATACACTCAAGACGCTCAAGGAACAGATCAAGGAATACTTCGCCAAAGGGGACACCACCAAGCTGTTTGATTCGCCTGAACTGCATATGATTCACACCTATATCGGCGGGAAGCGAACCGATCTTGACGGGAAAGAAATCTCCGGCAAGTTTGAACTGGTCAAGACGCTGGCGACCAACAGCTACGGCACGATCCAATGGCTGGAGAGCCACGGAGCTAAGTTCCAGGATGGGATCGGTACCGTTCTTGGCGCCTTGTGGCCCAGAACCCACCATAATACCGAACCGCTGGGAACCGGGTATATTAACGCGATGGAAAAAAGCGCAAAAGAGCTTGGCGCAGAAATTATGCTGAACACGAAAGCCACCAAGCTGATCGTTGAGAATGGCAGAATTGTGGGCGTGACCGCCGAGCAGTCTGACGGCACTCCGGTCACCTTGAAGGCTTCCAAGGGTGTGGTCATGGCCACCGGCGGTTTCGGAGCCAACCCTGAAATGGTCGTTGAATACAATAACTATTGGCCTGCTCTGGATGCAAACATCAAAACAACCAACACGACGAATGCTACCGGCGACGGGATTGTGATGGGTAAGGAAGTCGGGGCGAATCTGTGGGGCATGGGCTTTATCCAACTGATGCCGAGCGGTCAACCGGGAACGGGCGCTTTGTCCGGCGGCGTATGGGGCAGCGCGGAAACGCAAATTTTCGTCAACAAGGAAGGCAAGCGGTATGTGAACGAGTACGCCGAAAGAGACGTTTTGGCCGCCGCTGCCCTGGAGCAGACGGATCAGACCTTCTACATCATCAGCGATATGACCTCACTGGGCAATCCGGATCTGAACGGGAAAAATGTATGGGGCGACAATTATCAGGATCTGATTGCGAACAAAAATATATTCATGGCGGATACCCTGGAGGAACTGGCCGAGCAAATGGGCGTACCGGCCGATGTCTTTGTGGCGGAAATGAAGAAATACAACACTTACGTCGAAAATCAGCTTGATCCTGAGTTCGGCAAGAAAAATTTTGGCGCAAAACTCGAAACACCGCCTTTCTTTGCTGCGCCAAGAACCCCCTCCGTGCATCATACGATGGGCGGTCTGGAAATTAACGAAAAGGCCCAGGTATTGAATACGGAAGGCAAGCCTATTGACGGCTTATTCGCGGCCGGCGAGGTTGCCGGCGGAGTTCATGCGGGTAACCGGCTTGGCGGCAACGCCATCACGGACATTTTCACGTTTGGACGGATTGCCGGAGCCAGCGCGGCCGGTAAATAG
- a CDS encoding transposase translates to MIRSYQALQIQLVSAWQTSKVPTYGKHARLQVVFLPPYSPNLDPVEGLWLCLKADVVNNFFFEKFYKIKLHVSQFMKRINKNPMETIDRLLVRFLILVAVYIV, encoded by the coding sequence ATGATTCGTTCCTATCAGGCACTACAAATACAACTGGTTTCCGCGTGGCAAACAAGCAAAGTGCCGACGTACGGTAAACATGCTCGTCTGCAGGTGGTCTTTTTACCGCCTTACAGCCCAAACCTCGATCCGGTCGAAGGGCTATGGTTATGTCTCAAAGCCGATGTAGTTAACAACTTCTTTTTTGAAAAGTTCTATAAAATTAAACTTCATGTGTCTCAATTTATGAAGCGAATCAATAAGAATCCAATGGAAACGATCGATCGTCTACTTGTCAGGTTTTTGATCTTAGTTGCGGTTTATATAGTCTAA